The stretch of DNA TGGAGGAGCCGGCGTAGATCACCTTGCCTTGGCGGACGAGCGTCTCCATCGCTTGCCAGACCTCGTCCCACGGGGTCGCGCGATCGACGTGGTGCATCTGGTAGAGGTCGATCACGTCGGTCTGGAGGCGCTTCAGCGACGCCTCGCACGCGCGGATGATGTGGAGCGCGGAGAGCCGAGACTGGTTCGGCCAGTCGCCCATCGTGCCGTAGACCTTCGTCGCGAGGACGACCTTCTCGCGCCGCTCGCCGCCCTGCGCGAGCCAGCGGCCGATGATCTGCTCGGTCCAACCTTCACCTTTGCGCCAGCCGTAGACGTTGGCGGTGTCGAAGAAGTTGATCCCGAGCTCGAGCGCGCGGTCCATGATCGCGAAGGAATTCTCCTCCGTCGTCTGCGGGCCGAAGTTCATCGTCCCGAGGCAGAGGCGGCTCACCTTGAGGCCGGTTCGGCCGAGATGCACGTAGTCCATCAGATCGTCCTCGTTCGTTCGCAGCTGTCGGGTCGGGTATATCGTGGCGCCGTGACGCGCGCACGAAGAGCTGCGGCCTGGCTCGCGGAGAAGAGCAAGCGCGCAGGCCCGGTGTCGCGATCGATCGCGGAGGTGGTGGGCCCCCTCCTCGCGCGGGGGCTCGTGCGGCCGGCGGTCGTGCCGCCGCATGTCAGGCTCGTGTGCGTCGGGGGCGCGACGTTCGGCGGCTCCGGGAAGTCGCGGATCGCGATGGCGTGCGCGCGCGCGCTCGAAGGGAGCATCCTCGTCGGGCACGGCTACTGCGCGCGCGATCGCACCGCGCGGTTCGTCGATCCGCGCGAGAGCGTCGCGGCGGCGGGCGACGAGGCGCTCGTCGCCGCGCGCGCGGGCCTCCGCGTCGTGATCGCGGAGAGCCGCCAGCGCGCGATCGACTTCGCGTCGCGTCACACCGACACCCTCGTCCTCGACGGCCCGCTCGCGATCACGAGCCCGCCGCCGCGCCGGCTCTCGATCCTCGCGCTCGACGCGGACGCGCCGTGGGGCGACGGCCGGCAAGCTCCGGCGGGCGATCTCCGCGCGCCGCGTGACGTCCTGCTCGCGCTCGCGGACGAGGTGATCCACGTCCCGCGATCGATCGACCTCGCCGCGCTGCCGCCGCGGCCGTTCGGGCTCTTCACCGCGCTCGCGCGCCCCGAGAGGCTCATCCGTGCGCTCGAGCCCGATGTGGTCGTGTCGGCGCCGGACCACGGTCCGGCCGACGCGCGCGCGATTTCGCGGGACGTCGCGTGGGTCGCGACCCCGAAATGTGCCCTTCATCTGGAGGAGCTCGGCGTCGCCGCGCACGTCTTGCGTGATGATTTCAAGCTCACACCTACATGGGCTGCCTTGACCGTGCCGAGGCCCCACGAATAGTCTTTCCGAAGCCTGTGAGTGAGCTGGACGAGAAGACACGCGTAACGACGATCGTCCAAAAACCTGCCG from Labilithrix sp. encodes:
- a CDS encoding tetraacyldisaccharide 4'-kinase; protein product: MTRARRAAAWLAEKSKRAGPVSRSIAEVVGPLLARGLVRPAVVPPHVRLVCVGGATFGGSGKSRIAMACARALEGSILVGHGYCARDRTARFVDPRESVAAAGDEALVAARAGLRVVIAESRQRAIDFASRHTDTLVLDGPLAITSPPPRRLSILALDADAPWGDGRQAPAGDLRAPRDVLLALADEVIHVPRSIDLAALPPRPFGLFTALARPERLIRALEPDVVVSAPDHGPADARAISRDVAWVATPKCALHLEELGVAAHVLRDDFKLTPTWAALTVPRPHE